One genomic segment of Luteimonas galliterrae includes these proteins:
- a CDS encoding YadA-like family protein yields MRIHRLAYAVASLLAAFFVLPAEAAAGELCVTDDGSGTTSPTSTAAGNGAFACGRDNAADGESGVAIGVASVSTGTNAVSIGLSNHAAGNDAVAIGLSNTASGNFSAAMGSYNVASGTSSTAIGFSNEAGEYAQAVGTENEASGETSSAFGNYNVSSGANSQTLGAWNIASGVASTAVGSDNQATGVSSQVFGNGNVASGDDSTAIGSGNEAAGQTSQAFGNYNVAAGMQSTALGSGNEAQAESSLAIGSYNVASGISSTAAGDGNVAGGDASSAFGVANNAAGDFSLASGYQNQALGTRSSAVGVQNAVDGEDSHAFGSGNSASGERALTYGVANTAVAHSQAIGSLNGIMAEYGTAIGSENLVAGASGIALGISNEVIGENGIAVGHGQMVVSPGGLALGAGNQVQGAFGVAIGSGNRAVGDRSVALGHDSEALADGSIALGVGALADRADTLSVGNAGAGLYRQIVNLEAGTQDNDAVNLGQLLPFASALGGGASLSGGAFTAPTYTIQGVDYSDVGSAFSAVDAQLTTLADATGTPGPPGPQGPQGPQGPQGPQGPQGPQGPQGPQGPAGGADPDAVHYSDATRGRIVLEGNRGTRISNLASGTAANDAANVGQVDAAEASAVRTANAYTDGRFATLNLEFGELRDRMDRQDRRIDKVGAMSAAMANMTASAAGVRSPNRIAVGVGNYRGANALALGYQRALSERAAITFGGAFDGEDSQLGAGAAFGW; encoded by the coding sequence ATGCGCATCCACCGATTGGCTTATGCCGTCGCGAGCTTGCTCGCGGCGTTTTTTGTGCTGCCCGCCGAGGCCGCCGCCGGCGAACTCTGCGTAACCGACGACGGGAGCGGTACCACGTCCCCGACCAGCACGGCGGCGGGAAACGGCGCTTTCGCCTGCGGCCGGGATAATGCGGCCGATGGCGAATCTGGCGTCGCTATCGGCGTCGCCAGCGTCAGCACCGGTACGAACGCGGTTTCGATCGGCCTTTCCAACCACGCGGCCGGCAACGATGCCGTCGCGATCGGGTTGTCGAACACCGCCTCGGGCAATTTCAGCGCGGCGATGGGCAGCTACAACGTCGCATCGGGGACGTCCTCCACCGCCATCGGCTTTTCCAACGAAGCCGGCGAATACGCGCAGGCCGTGGGTACCGAAAACGAAGCCTCCGGCGAGACTTCGTCCGCCTTCGGCAATTACAACGTGTCCAGCGGCGCCAACAGCCAGACCCTAGGTGCCTGGAACATCGCGTCGGGCGTCGCCAGTACGGCGGTGGGCAGCGACAACCAGGCCACCGGCGTTTCCAGCCAGGTCTTCGGCAACGGCAATGTCGCCAGCGGCGACGACAGCACGGCGATCGGCAGCGGCAACGAAGCGGCCGGCCAGACTAGCCAGGCCTTCGGCAACTACAACGTTGCCGCCGGTATGCAGAGCACGGCCCTCGGCAGCGGCAACGAGGCGCAGGCCGAAAGTAGCCTCGCCATTGGCAGCTACAACGTCGCCTCCGGGATATCGAGCACCGCTGCTGGCGATGGCAACGTAGCCGGCGGCGACGCGAGCTCGGCCTTCGGCGTGGCCAATAACGCGGCGGGCGACTTCAGCCTGGCCTCCGGCTACCAGAACCAGGCCCTGGGAACGCGCAGTTCGGCCGTCGGCGTCCAGAATGCGGTCGATGGCGAGGATAGCCATGCGTTCGGCAGCGGCAACAGCGCCAGCGGCGAGCGGGCTCTGACGTACGGCGTCGCCAACACCGCCGTCGCGCACAGCCAGGCCATCGGCAGCCTCAACGGCATCATGGCCGAATACGGCACCGCTATCGGCAGCGAAAACTTGGTGGCCGGGGCTTCCGGCATCGCGTTGGGCATCAGTAACGAGGTGATCGGCGAGAACGGCATCGCCGTCGGGCATGGGCAGATGGTCGTCTCTCCGGGCGGTCTGGCGCTCGGTGCGGGCAACCAGGTGCAAGGGGCATTCGGCGTGGCGATCGGCTCGGGCAATCGCGCGGTGGGCGATCGCAGCGTGGCCTTGGGCCACGACAGCGAAGCGCTGGCCGATGGCAGCATCGCGCTTGGCGTCGGTGCGCTCGCCGATCGCGCGGACACGCTGTCGGTCGGCAATGCGGGTGCCGGTCTCTACCGCCAGATCGTCAACTTAGAGGCCGGCACGCAAGACAACGATGCGGTGAATCTGGGCCAGTTGCTGCCGTTCGCTTCTGCGTTGGGAGGCGGCGCCAGCCTCTCGGGCGGCGCGTTCACCGCACCGACCTACACGATTCAAGGCGTCGACTACAGCGACGTGGGCTCGGCGTTTAGCGCGGTCGATGCGCAATTGACCACGCTCGCCGATGCGACGGGAACGCCGGGTCCGCCGGGTCCGCAAGGTCCACAGGGTCCGCAAGGACCGCAGGGACCGCAAGGACCGCAAGGACCGCAAGGACCGCAAGGACCGCAAGGACCGGCGGGAGGCGCGGATCCGGATGCCGTGCATTACAGCGACGCCACGCGGGGCCGAATCGTATTGGAAGGCAACCGCGGCACGCGCATCTCGAATCTCGCCTCAGGTACGGCGGCGAACGACGCCGCGAACGTAGGTCAGGTGGACGCCGCCGAGGCCTCGGCGGTACGCACTGCCAACGCTTACACCGATGGGCGGTTCGCAACGTTGAACCTGGAGTTCGGCGAATTGCGCGATCGCATGGACCGTCAGGATCGGCGCATCGACAAAGTAGGCGCGATGTCCGCGGCGATGGCCAACATGACCGCTTCCGCCGCCGGCGTGCGCAGTCCGAACCGGATCGCGGTCGGCGTCGGCAACTATCGCGGTGCCAACGCCCTGGCCCTCGGATACCAGCGCGCGTTGTCCGAACGCGCAGCGATCACCTTCGGCGGCGCATTCGACGGCGAGGACTCCCAACTAGGCGCAGGCGCCGCATTCGGGTGGTGA
- the ispH gene encoding 4-hydroxy-3-methylbut-2-enyl diphosphate reductase, translating to MDVVLANPRGFCAGVDRAIEIVKRALETLGAPIYVRHEVVHNRFVVEDLKHRGAIFVEELDEVPDGATVIFSAHGVSQAVRSEADRRGLKVFDATCPLVTKVHLEVARQCRAGRDMVLIGHAGHPEVEGTMGQWSKQAGDGRIYLVEDIDDVATLQVDQRDNLSYTTQTTLSVDDTRGIIEALKARFPAIQGPKNDDICYATQNRQDAVRELAKHCDLVLVVGSPNSSNSNRLRELAEREGVEAHLIDGAIEIDPHWVHGRQHIGVTAGASAPDVLVHGVLERLHELGARSVRELDGEPENMVFALPKELRLRLVD from the coding sequence ATGGATGTCGTCCTCGCCAATCCCCGCGGTTTCTGCGCCGGCGTCGACCGCGCGATCGAGATCGTCAAGCGCGCACTGGAAACGCTGGGCGCGCCGATCTACGTGCGCCACGAGGTGGTGCACAATCGCTTTGTCGTGGAAGACCTCAAGCACCGCGGCGCGATCTTCGTCGAAGAACTCGACGAAGTGCCCGATGGCGCCACCGTGATCTTCAGCGCGCACGGCGTATCGCAGGCGGTCCGCAGCGAAGCCGACCGGCGCGGCCTGAAAGTGTTCGATGCGACCTGCCCGTTGGTGACCAAGGTGCATTTGGAGGTCGCCCGGCAATGCCGCGCCGGCCGCGACATGGTGCTGATCGGCCACGCCGGCCATCCCGAAGTCGAAGGCACGATGGGGCAGTGGAGCAAGCAGGCCGGCGACGGACGCATCTATTTGGTCGAGGACATCGACGATGTCGCGACGCTGCAGGTCGATCAGCGGGACAACTTGTCCTACACCACCCAGACCACACTGTCGGTCGACGACACCCGCGGCATCATCGAAGCCTTGAAAGCGCGCTTCCCGGCCATCCAAGGCCCGAAGAACGACGATATCTGCTACGCCACCCAGAACCGCCAGGACGCGGTGCGCGAACTGGCCAAGCATTGCGACTTGGTGCTCGTGGTCGGTTCGCCGAACAGTTCCAACTCCAACCGGCTGCGCGAGCTGGCCGAGCGCGAAGGCGTCGAGGCGCATCTGATCGACGGCGCGATCGAAATCGACCCGCACTGGGTCCACGGTCGCCAGCACATCGGCGTCACCGCCGGCGCCTCGGCCCCGGACGTGCTGGTGCACGGCGTGCTCGAGCGCCTGCACGAACTGGGCGCCCGTTCGGTCCGCGAATTGGACGGCGAGCCCGAAAACATGGTCTTCGCCCTGCCCAAGGAACTCCGGCTGCGCCTGGTCGATTGA
- a CDS encoding serine/threonine-protein kinase, translating to MQEQEPTRKDAYVRARALVSRAYRLPEDDRDRFVQEACAGDDALRNEVAWLLEVLRSPDDEFLEHGPAGVAVPESGELRVAKPHDYTIVRPLGEGGMGVVYLAERIDGEFRQSVALKLLSAGALASHTLLSRFLFERQLLARLNHPNIAHLVDAGALGDGRPFLAMEYVDGVRIDDYCRTRALTLEQRLHLFIKVCVALQYAHEQLVIHRDIKPGNILVTAEGEPKLLDFGIARQLASPTEELTSTAGGHRIMTLAYASPEQVEGRPLSTATDVYSLGVVLYELLSGTHPWGDTDNPAEVVKMVSRSDPVPPSIALRRHLDAARNEPQSSSRWIRRQRLGGLPRDLDSIVLKALSKRSAERYPSPRALADDLQRFLDDRPVLARQGHRGYRLRKFARRNRWPLAAAAAFVALIGAYAIDRQLQLQRTLAEQAKTAQVRDFLIELFKSTELERTQGREVTARELLDRGMARIHGSIREDAATQGALLQAMASAYHSLGVRDKAGPAAEEALALARKDPTTSKATLLGLLLRLADINTVNQNAAEEERYAREALTIAQDDPSLSAAAAKARMHIAIALTRQNKPRVEVEPLYLQALEALRRVAPGGDEHINLLQNYGIALRQWDSPKEALARLEAGLALARAKYGDDDPRTVQMSAEYGLAMERSGDAIGAEGVLRRAYERQVRLYGADNPATAYVRGYLAFSLMSQRKFADAEPLLRETMAMGRKNDAASNSTFNDTMNVGFVLRELKRFDEAEALYREALAMVPTVFPADRQTQMRATVHTYLGMTLQGQGRNAEAQAMLRQALADLPQADETKRTRASAWRGLAAAAKALGDPKAAEMASRSAMALYDPGTWFHAETQVEVADALLSQRRYAEAEPLLEEALKLFAAEFPPDDPRTRRAAQLLAALYERQGIAGKLGEVRRRYASAFD from the coding sequence ATGCAAGAGCAAGAGCCTACGCGGAAGGACGCTTATGTACGGGCGCGCGCCCTGGTCAGCCGCGCCTACCGGTTGCCTGAAGACGACCGGGATCGTTTCGTCCAGGAAGCCTGCGCCGGCGACGATGCGCTGCGCAACGAAGTCGCCTGGCTTCTGGAAGTGCTGCGCAGTCCCGACGACGAGTTCCTCGAGCACGGTCCCGCAGGCGTGGCGGTGCCCGAATCTGGCGAACTTCGCGTCGCCAAACCGCACGACTACACCATCGTCCGTCCGCTCGGCGAAGGCGGCATGGGCGTCGTCTATCTGGCCGAGCGGATCGATGGCGAGTTTCGTCAATCCGTCGCGCTGAAGCTGTTGAGCGCCGGCGCGCTGGCGAGCCATACGCTGCTGTCCCGCTTCCTGTTCGAACGCCAGCTGCTGGCGAGGCTCAACCATCCCAACATCGCGCATCTGGTGGACGCCGGAGCGCTAGGCGACGGCCGGCCGTTCCTGGCGATGGAGTACGTCGACGGCGTGCGGATCGACGACTATTGCCGGACCCGCGCGTTGACGCTGGAGCAGCGGCTGCATTTGTTCATCAAGGTCTGCGTGGCGCTGCAGTATGCGCACGAACAGCTGGTCATCCATCGGGACATCAAGCCCGGCAATATCCTGGTGACGGCCGAAGGCGAGCCGAAATTACTGGATTTCGGCATCGCCCGCCAACTCGCTTCGCCCACCGAAGAACTCACCAGCACGGCAGGCGGCCATCGGATCATGACGTTGGCTTACGCCAGTCCCGAGCAAGTGGAAGGCCGTCCGCTGTCGACCGCGACCGATGTCTATTCGCTGGGCGTCGTGCTGTACGAACTGCTCTCGGGCACGCATCCGTGGGGCGACACCGACAACCCGGCCGAAGTGGTGAAGATGGTCAGTCGTTCGGATCCGGTGCCTCCCAGCATCGCCTTGCGCAGGCATCTGGACGCCGCGCGAAACGAACCGCAGTCCTCTTCTCGCTGGATACGGCGCCAGCGCCTGGGCGGCCTGCCTCGCGATCTCGATTCGATCGTATTGAAGGCGCTTAGCAAGCGCAGCGCTGAGCGCTATCCATCCCCGCGCGCACTCGCCGACGACTTGCAGCGTTTCCTCGACGATCGCCCAGTGCTCGCTCGCCAAGGGCATCGCGGATACCGGCTGCGCAAATTCGCGCGCCGCAACCGCTGGCCGTTGGCGGCGGCGGCGGCGTTCGTGGCCCTCATCGGTGCCTACGCGATCGATCGCCAACTGCAACTGCAGCGCACGCTAGCCGAGCAAGCCAAGACCGCGCAGGTGCGAGATTTTCTGATCGAACTATTCAAGAGCACCGAACTCGAGCGCACGCAGGGCCGGGAGGTGACCGCGCGCGAACTGCTCGATCGCGGCATGGCGCGCATCCATGGATCGATCCGGGAGGACGCCGCGACGCAGGGCGCCCTGCTGCAAGCCATGGCTTCGGCGTATCACAGCCTGGGCGTGCGTGACAAAGCCGGTCCCGCGGCAGAAGAGGCGCTGGCGCTCGCGCGCAAGGACCCTACTACGTCCAAAGCCACATTGCTCGGGCTGTTGCTGCGCCTGGCCGACATCAACACGGTCAACCAGAACGCTGCCGAGGAGGAACGCTACGCCCGCGAAGCGCTGACCATCGCGCAGGACGATCCCTCGCTGTCGGCGGCCGCGGCCAAGGCGCGGATGCACATCGCGATCGCGCTGACGCGGCAAAACAAGCCGCGCGTCGAAGTCGAGCCCCTCTATCTGCAGGCGCTGGAGGCGTTGCGCCGCGTCGCACCCGGCGGGGATGAGCACATCAATCTGCTGCAGAACTACGGTATCGCGTTGAGGCAATGGGACAGCCCGAAAGAAGCGCTGGCGCGACTCGAGGCCGGCTTGGCCCTGGCCCGCGCCAAATACGGCGACGACGATCCGCGCACGGTGCAGATGTCGGCCGAGTACGGTCTGGCGATGGAGCGCTCGGGAGATGCCATCGGCGCCGAAGGCGTGCTCCGCCGCGCGTATGAGCGGCAGGTGCGCCTTTATGGTGCCGACAATCCTGCCACCGCCTACGTGCGCGGCTATCTCGCGTTCTCGCTGATGTCCCAGCGCAAGTTCGCCGATGCCGAGCCGCTGCTCCGCGAAACGATGGCGATGGGGCGCAAGAACGACGCGGCGAGCAACTCGACGTTCAACGATACGATGAACGTCGGATTCGTCCTGCGCGAACTCAAGCGTTTCGACGAAGCCGAGGCTTTGTACCGCGAAGCCCTGGCGATGGTGCCGACGGTGTTCCCGGCCGACCGCCAGACCCAGATGCGCGCGACCGTGCATACCTATCTCGGCATGACCCTGCAGGGGCAGGGCAGGAATGCCGAGGCGCAAGCGATGTTGCGCCAGGCGCTCGCCGATCTTCCGCAAGCCGACGAAACCAAACGTACTCGGGCCAGCGCCTGGCGCGGGCTGGCGGCTGCGGCGAAAGCACTGGGCGATCCGAAAGCAGCGGAAATGGCCTCGCGTTCGGCGATGGCGCTCTACGATCCGGGCACTTGGTTCCATGCCGAGACCCAGGTGGAGGTGGCCGACGCGTTGCTGTCGCAACGTCGATACGCCGAAGCGGAACCGCTGCTCGAAGAGGCCCTGAAGCTGTTCGCTGCAGAGTTTCCGCCGGACGATCCGCGCACGCGGCGCGCGGCGCAACTGCTCGCCGCCTTGTACGAGCGGCAAGGCATCGCGGGGAAGTTAGGCGAGGTCCGCCGTCGGTACGCATCGGCGTTCGACTGA
- a CDS encoding L,D-transpeptidase — MALAFASFGVANAEDAAAQPVAAIDLLPRGQDVSGTVIELAGWIVATRDSQGYPFAVIDKAAAQILVFGGDGRPRGAAPGLFGSAIGDHTAPGIAGLALREIPGRDRTTPAGRFIGGFGPSIDAGRVLWVDYDSAVSIHPTATGVPAERRAERLASPSPDDNRVTHGCINVSPEFYEQVIRPTFERGGVFYILPDADPIAETFPEFAQSRATTKRNGGRRARSARR; from the coding sequence CTGGCGCTGGCGTTCGCGAGCTTCGGCGTGGCCAACGCCGAGGATGCCGCCGCGCAACCGGTCGCCGCCATCGACCTGCTTCCGCGAGGCCAAGATGTCTCCGGCACGGTGATTGAGCTCGCGGGCTGGATTGTCGCAACCAGGGACAGCCAAGGCTATCCGTTCGCGGTCATAGACAAGGCCGCCGCACAGATCTTGGTGTTCGGCGGCGACGGCCGGCCTCGTGGCGCGGCACCTGGGCTCTTTGGCTCGGCGATCGGCGATCATACGGCCCCCGGCATCGCCGGTCTCGCGCTTCGCGAGATCCCGGGCCGGGATCGCACGACGCCTGCGGGTCGCTTTATCGGCGGGTTCGGTCCGTCAATCGACGCTGGGCGCGTGCTGTGGGTGGACTACGATTCCGCGGTCTCCATCCACCCTACCGCTACTGGCGTCCCGGCCGAGAGACGCGCCGAACGCCTTGCATCGCCTTCGCCGGACGACAACCGCGTCACTCATGGCTGCATCAACGTCTCGCCCGAGTTTTACGAGCAGGTCATCCGTCCGACGTTCGAGCGGGGCGGGGTGTTCTACATCTTGCCGGATGCGGATCCGATAGCGGAGACCTTCCCGGAGTTCGCACAAAGTCGCGCGACTACGAAACGCAACGGTGGAAGACGCGCACGGTCCGCCCGCCGGTGA
- the lspA gene encoding signal peptidase II produces MTTSHPKPNALIWLLASVAIIVLDQLTKLWVLTNLPEYTAIPVIDGFWNWYRTYNTGAAFSFLSDAGGWQQYFFATLAVVICGLLTFWLTRTPRRDWRTALPFALVIGGAVGNVIDRLQHGHVVDFVQWYWRDHYWPAFNLADSAIVVGAVGIALFGLFDGKRAGKAR; encoded by the coding sequence GTGACGACATCCCACCCCAAACCGAACGCCCTGATCTGGCTGCTGGCCTCCGTCGCCATCATCGTCCTGGATCAGCTCACGAAGCTGTGGGTGCTGACCAACCTGCCCGAATACACCGCGATCCCCGTGATCGACGGTTTCTGGAATTGGTACCGCACCTACAACACCGGCGCAGCGTTCAGCTTCCTGAGCGATGCCGGCGGTTGGCAGCAGTATTTCTTCGCCACGCTGGCGGTGGTGATCTGCGGCCTGCTGACGTTCTGGCTCACCCGCACGCCGCGCCGCGATTGGCGCACGGCGCTGCCGTTCGCGCTGGTGATCGGCGGGGCGGTCGGCAACGTCATCGACCGCTTGCAGCACGGCCACGTGGTCGATTTCGTGCAGTGGTACTGGCGCGACCATTACTGGCCGGCCTTTAACCTGGCCGATTCGGCGATCGTGGTCGGCGCCGTCGGCATCGCCCTGTTCGGGCTGTTCGACGGCAAGCGCGCGGGGAAAGCGCGATAA
- a CDS encoding ECF-type sigma factor, producing the protein MAGGGADITRLLIEGRAGDLRSRDEAIGLLYENLRQIAQQLLRRERGMLTLSAPELIHEVFLRLFGTQQPDWESRRQLLGYAAHTMRQVLVSMARKRDADKRPQKADRLRITDAQEVAGEALDIEKLDNVLEALETLDQRQAQIVEMKFFAGMTIPEIADNLGVSTATITREWRLAKAWLKRELED; encoded by the coding sequence ATGGCAGGCGGCGGCGCGGACATTACCCGATTGCTGATCGAAGGCCGCGCCGGCGATCTGCGGTCCCGCGACGAGGCTATCGGCCTGCTCTACGAGAACTTGCGGCAGATCGCCCAACAGCTGCTGCGCCGCGAGCGCGGCATGCTCACTCTGAGCGCACCCGAGCTGATCCACGAGGTGTTCTTGCGTCTGTTCGGCACGCAGCAACCGGATTGGGAGAGCCGCCGGCAATTGCTCGGTTACGCGGCGCACACCATGCGCCAGGTGCTGGTGTCGATGGCGCGCAAACGCGATGCCGACAAGCGTCCGCAGAAGGCCGACCGATTGCGGATTACCGATGCGCAAGAAGTCGCCGGGGAAGCGCTCGATATCGAGAAACTCGACAACGTGCTCGAAGCGCTCGAAACGCTGGATCAGCGCCAGGCGCAGATCGTGGAGATGAAGTTCTTCGCAGGCATGACGATACCGGAGATCGCCGACAACCTTGGAGTCTCCACGGCCACCATCACGCGCGAATGGCGTTTGGCCAAGGCATGGTTGAAACGGGAACTCGAAGACTGA